Below is a window of Verrucomicrobiota bacterium DNA.
TCCAAAGATCCCGTAACGGAGCGAACCGCACTTACGGGTAGGAACTGAGCGAGTGGAGGCTTGAATGTGTAAGGCTCAGTTAAAATGGCCGATTCAGGCATTAATTTACCTAATCCGGCCATTAATGAAATTGATGATGCCACATAGCGGTAGAAACAGGTCAAAGTTGAATTTGGATTTCCAGGTAGGGCAAAGATAGCGGTTCCTTCAACCGAAGTTCCAAACCAAAGCGGTTTTCCGGGGCGTTGTTTCACCCATTGGAAATGTTTGTTTGCTCCTGCCTCAAGAAGCAAGTCTTGGAGAAAATCGTATTTGCCCTTTGAAATCCCGCCCGAAAACAAAAGGACATCTGAATTCTCCATCAGGCCTTTCAGGCGGTTGGCAATTACCGCCCGGTCATCGGGAAGATGATCCAGTTTAACATTCACGGGAATTGGCAAACCGCCACAGGCAGCTTCAAGGGCGTAGGCATTCGACTTGCGAATTTGAAACGGTGTCGGTTTCTCATGGACTTCGACCAATTCATCGCCCGTTGAAACAATAGTGATGTTCGGGCGGGGACTAACCTCCAACTCGGCGTAACCGCAGGTAGCAATTACTGCGATTTCTTTAGCTGTCAAAAGTTGCCCTGGGGTAAGCAATAAATCACCCATGTGATTATCGGAACCCTGTTTGTGGATAAATTGGTGCGGCTTTGGGAGGTAACCCTTTTTCAAAGAAAACAAACCATCTTCTTCAATCACTACCTCAACGGGGATAACCGTATCGCAACCGATTGGCACAACAGCTCCGGTCATTACTTCGAAGCAACCAGACTTATTCTCCAAACGTTGTGCTTCGATTCCAGCTTTCTGGATTCCCTGAGATTTGAAGGGACCCGCTTCGCAAACCTTGAAAGAAATAGCGATGCCATCCATCATCACCCGGTCAAAGGGTGGAAAATCCCGATCGGCCAATATCGGCTCTCGCAAAATACGGCCATAGGCCTGATCGAAGGGAACGATTTCAGACGGTAGAGGTCGTAGCTGGCTCTCAATTATCTGATCTGCTTCTTGCGGAGTAATGGCATCCATAGTTTGATGTAATCTGGCTTTATCATCCGAATGAGCAAAAGAAAACAAGCTATAGTTGAGCAATTTCTATTCGGAATTTATATTTTTACCTGCCCGTCAATATCTGTATTACTTGACGGTTAACACTTATGAAAGATGTCAGGGATACTTTAGGAAGAACTCTACGAGATTTACGAATATCCGTTATGGATCAGTGTAATTTTCGCTGTTCTTACTGCATGCCGGCAGACGTGTTTGGTCCCGATTATGCATTTCTTAAAAAACAGGAGTTGCTTACACCTCCTGAAATCATCCGCATGGTAGAGGCAGCGGTAGAATTGGGCGTGAACAAAATCCGTATCACCGGAGGCGAACCCCTCCTAAGAAAAGAAGTGGTTTCCATCGTCAAAAGCATCTCTGATTTAAAGGCAGTAGAGGATATCGCGCTTACGACGAATGGCTGGCTGCTCCCCCGGTTTGCTTCTGATTTAAAAGAAGCGGGGTTAGACCGAATAAATTTGAGTCTGGATTCACTGAACGAAGAAACCTTCCGAAATATGAACGGTCGTAACAAGTCCGTGGCGGGGGTGCTGGAAGGATTGGATGCCGCCTTGAAGGTCGGGCTGCCCGTGAAGGTAAATATGGTGGTAGAGAAGGGCGTAAACGAACAGGATATCGTTCCGATGGCGCGCTACTTCCGCGAGAGGCAAATTACCTTGAGATTTATTGAGTATATGGACGCGGGTAATCATCATCACTGGCAACAAGAAGAAGTCATTCCTGCAAAAGAAGTGGTTGAAATCTTACACCAGGAATTTCCACTCGAACCCATTGATCCCAATTACCGAGGAGAAGTCGCCAAACGTTATCGATACCTTGATGGGGCAGGGGAAATAGGCGTAATCAGTTCGATTTCGCAACCGTTTTGCTGCGATTGCCACCGAGCAAGATTATCGGCCGATGGGAAAATTTATAAATGCCTCTTTTCATCCCTGGGCACTGACTTCAGGTCCGTGTTGCGCGAAGGAATTTCCCAGGAAGACCTGGTCGGATTGCTCGCAAAGTTGTGGTTAGGTCGAGATGACCGTTATTCAGAAATTCGACATCAGCTCAATCCGGACACTCAGGATCCTAAGGTGGAGATGTCCTATATCGGCGGATAAAAAGCCGAAGAAGCAAGATCGGGCTTAATCAATAAGACCCCGGTTTGCCAAAATAGTTTAGCATCCAGATTTCTTTCCAGACACGGTATCTTCCTTCCCAGGAAATTTTTCCGTGTTCTTCCCGCAGGCTAATCGGGTTGAGAAAACCCATCTCGGTGTTAACGCGTTCCAGAGTGGATTGTTGATCATTCACATCATCAATCGCATTTTCATCCCAAGGGACGAAAACCTCCTTCGTATTCTGCAACCGTTTTGTGTGATTTCGATAGAGCCGCAAAAAGGTTCGAACAAGGGGTCGGCGTTCGAGATACCAATTTTTAGGGTAAAAACCACCAAATGGAAGAAACATATTGTCGGTCACATAGCGCGATCCTTCGACGGTCTTTGAAAGAATAGTAAAGCACATGGAAACCGTACCGTTTCTCTGAGGAACAAATAGAATTTGAATCCGTGTTTTGTCATCCTCACTTTGGTAAACGTGCATGCGCAACGTCGTACCCGGCACGAGCTCAGCCTTGAGCGAACAAATCGATTTATAGGATTCTTTTTTAAGCCATTTGCGAATAGCCAAAAAACGCTTTTGTGCAGGCCACTCATCGCCTTGAGCGTTTTCAACAAAGCTGGGAAAAAGTGGAACACCACTGTTGCTTACAATCTTAATGACCACCCAATGATAAATTGTTTCAACC
It encodes the following:
- a CDS encoding molybdopterin molybdotransferase MoeA; the protein is MDAITPQEADQIIESQLRPLPSEIVPFDQAYGRILREPILADRDFPPFDRVMMDGIAISFKVCEAGPFKSQGIQKAGIEAQRLENKSGCFEVMTGAVVPIGCDTVIPVEVVIEEDGLFSLKKGYLPKPHQFIHKQGSDNHMGDLLLTPGQLLTAKEIAVIATCGYAELEVSPRPNITIVSTGDELVEVHEKPTPFQIRKSNAYALEAACGGLPIPVNVKLDHLPDDRAVIANRLKGLMENSDVLLFSGGISKGKYDFLQDLLLEAGANKHFQWVKQRPGKPLWFGTSVEGTAIFALPGNPNSTLTCFYRYVASSISLMAGLGKLMPESAILTEPYTFKPPLAQFLPVSAVRSVTGSLEVQPLPTQNSGDLAGLAMSDGFIELPGDQNEFPVGFSAPFYPW
- the moaA gene encoding GTP 3',8-cyclase MoaA, which codes for MKDVRDTLGRTLRDLRISVMDQCNFRCSYCMPADVFGPDYAFLKKQELLTPPEIIRMVEAAVELGVNKIRITGGEPLLRKEVVSIVKSISDLKAVEDIALTTNGWLLPRFASDLKEAGLDRINLSLDSLNEETFRNMNGRNKSVAGVLEGLDAALKVGLPVKVNMVVEKGVNEQDIVPMARYFRERQITLRFIEYMDAGNHHHWQQEEVIPAKEVVEILHQEFPLEPIDPNYRGEVAKRYRYLDGAGEIGVISSISQPFCCDCHRARLSADGKIYKCLFSSLGTDFRSVLREGISQEDLVGLLAKLWLGRDDRYSEIRHQLNPDTQDPKVEMSYIGG